In the genome of Anabaena cylindrica PCC 7122, the window CAAAAACTATTACTGAATCTATCCACACGATGATGCCTGATGCCAAAGTTGATGTTGATGTCCAGGCTAAAACTGTTACTGTTGAACCCACAGCTTCTGAATCTATCGCTTCTGAAGAGTCAATCAAACAGGTAATAGTTGCAGCTGGATATCACATTGAAGGTTATTCATAGTCTTGAAAATTCCCCACAGTTAGAATCAGGGGGATTTGTGAAGAATCCACACTCAGCAGAGTTGAAAACCAGATTTGTGAGATGATTGCTCTGCAATCCGCTTCCTTTTTTTCATGGCGGCAAAAGAATCTGATCTAAAAAACCAGGCTCAAGTAATTCTAGATACAATCGCTTTCACTCCCTTTGAGCAATGTCAACCCTTGAACCGCAAGTTTGATAAAATTCCTCCTCGTCCTGGAATTTACGCAATTAGACACAAAACCGATGGATTACTTTATATCGGTAAAACCCAAAATCTGCGAAGTCGATTCAGTGGAGGTCACAAAGCTTTTTTGTGGGCATGGCTCGATAAATATACAGATGAAGAGGTGCGTATTGCAATAAAACCAATTTCTCATTGGGAAAATCCTGGGCTATTATTGGAGTTAGAAGCTATTATTCTGAGAGCGACAGAACCTCCTTACAACGTTCAGATACCAACCGAGCAGTAAAGTTATGCAAGTAGAACTGTTGGAACAACTTTCCGCTTCTGATGCTGCCATCATTTTAGAACGATTACCGGAAAAAATTAGAGCAGCTTTAATTGCCCGTGCAACTGAAATAGAGTATCCGGTTGAAGCTGTTATTGAAATGGCCATAGCAAGTTTCCTCGACACAGAAGCATTAGGTTTTGCAGATTGTAAACCAGGAAGAGGACAATAGCAGATAATAAATTAAAAAATCAGTCTAATCTAAATCAGGTTCAAGACCAAGCGATCGCAATTGTGCAATTAATCTTTCTGTTTTTTGTCTTTCTTGATCTGCACGTTGTCTTTCTTGATCTGCACGTTGTCCTTCTTGATCTGCGCGTTGTCTCTCCTGTTCTGCACGTTGCCTTTCCTGTTCTGTGGGAGTTAACACCCAATTCCCATCTTTATCATACCAACGTAACCAAGGCATATTTACATTTTTATAACTACCTTGCCAAACTCCTAAACCTAATTCTATACTGGGTATCCAGAACCTGGAATTTGATAAAGTTGCTTCAGTATAGCGATCGCCATTTAATCGAAACATTCTAAATTCAGATTGATAACGATCAAAAATTGCGTAATAAGGTACTCTTAAAATCTGCTCATAAATTTCCCATTTACCAGGTGGTTTTTCCACATCTCGCAATGTTTGACCTAAATCTTCTTTTTCTGTTCCTGGTGATAATAATTCTACCACAATATAAGGATTAACTCCTTCTTGCCAAACTACATAACTTAATCTTAAATCTTGCTGATCACCATACAAATAAGGTACACCCAAAACCGCAAACCAATCAGGACGTTTATACCACAATGTATGACGAGAATCATAATATAGATTCATGTCACTGGCTGTAAATATTTCCTCAGTCTTATAATTAGCAGGAGTAAATGTTTCTGATAATAATTGTGGTTGCAATAAATGAAATTGATCTGGCAAACCTTTCTCCTCTGGATCTTCACTGGGTAGATCATACATTGTGGGTAATGTTTCTTTCGGGGAAAGTGGCGGATCTGTTTGATACATTTTTCCCTGTCCTCAATAGATAAATTCTATAGTAACCCTAAATCATTCATGAATAACAAGATCCCTGACTTCTGAGTTCAATTCACAATTTATTTACATGATATCAAAAGAAGTCGGGAATCTGACCACTCGATTATATACTCATTTCACCAATTACCTTTTTACATTCTTCAACATTGACCCCTTTTCTCATTGCTTCCACTAAATTTTGATAATTCTCCCAATTTTCCTGAATCAAATTTTTAGCTTGCAGCAAATAAAAACGTTGTTTCTGATCAAAAACATTCTCTTCAAAACCCAAAGCTGCTAAAAATTGATTTAACTTTGCTTTATCATCACCACCACCCTCAGCAGATTTAAAAACCAACATTTCCGCAGCAATTCCTGCCATCCAAATATTACAATAGCGTTCTACCATTGAGACTGTAATTTTCCCTTTTTCCAATTGTTTGGCAATTTCGCTATCTTCCAAAATCACCCCACCTTGTCCCGGTTGTCCTATTTTCCAAGCTTCCCACGCGCTGAGAGTGTAGCCAGTGACAGGAATCCCCAACAGGTAAGCGACGATAAAATGACCTGCTTCGTGATGTAAAATGCGTTCTCTATACTCTAGAGAAAATCGCGCTAACCAATCTAATACTACCGTCCCTCCCTTCCCCTGAAAGCTGAAATTATCCAAAGTCGCAATACCTAAAAACGCCACAGTTACTAAAGCTGGTATGGTTGGTGAGAGATGTATTAATGGACCTAACAAAGTTGAGAGAGTAATGAGAAAGACAGATATTGCAGTTAAATTGATCGCAGTTTGACTCATGGAATTTATTTAAAGTACGGTTTAATTTATTTATTATGAAGTGTTTATTGACAGCAAATGCTAATACTACTTTTTCTAGTATAAAGCTTATGCACACTTCATGATCACCCTTATTTACAAAAAGCAATTATCAGATCAGCACCATAAATTACTGTGTTTGCTGAAGTTTTTTATTTGCTAATGTCAATAATCGCTGTGATTCCGTGTAAGAAGTTGTTCCTGTTTTAATAGTATTTAAACGAGTTATAATTCCCTGGATTTCGGCTTTCATGACATTCTTATCAGTTGGTGGGGAAGCAATCAAACGTTGAATTTCGCTATTAGCTTGATTGAGAATCTCTTTTGACTCGCTTTCAGATTGAAGACGACTTTTAATAATTCCCAAGTTAGTTTGATACTGTGCTAATAATTTTTGTGCTTCCACATAGTTTGGTTCTTGGACTCTAATATTATCTAATAGGTTAATTGCTTTTTCCCATAAATTACCAATTTGTTGCCACTCAAGCGCAGAATGGGGAGGATTTTGGGACGCTTTAGCAGCCGCTAAAGCAAACTGCTTTGCCCCTTCAATATATGTCCCACTACTCGTATCACTCACCGTTTTTTGTTTAACTTGATATGCAGCAATTAATTTTTGTGCATCTAAATAGCGGGGATTATCATTAGGAACTTGTTCGAGTCGGTTAATTGCTTGTAACCATAATTCTGATGCAGTTTGAGATTTTGTTGGTTGTATTTTTTGCGCTTCTAAATCAAATTCTTGAGCAGCAGCAATAAAATTACCAACCCGCGCATTTTGAAAATCGCGTTTGTAGGCTATAAGTTGAGTTTGTGCCGTTTTACCTGCTAGAGTTTGTCGAGAAATTTCCTCTAATTGATCTATAGCTGTTTGCCAAGAAGCTATAGCTTTCTCTCTATCTTTTGTAGTTGTAGCTTGTTCATATTGCTGTTTTGCATCTGATAAAGCTTTTCTTGCATCATTCAAAGGAATCAAAGCATTTTTGTCTTGGAAAACCACCGCATCTAATCGCGCTATTCGTTGTCGTGCTTGTTCAAATTCATCAAAAGTAAACTGCCAACTACAACTGAACAGGCTACAATAACGCTGAGGATAGTAACCCAAAAACCATACTGGCAAATTCTCTAAGTGCTTTTTTGCAGCTTTGACCTTTTCCCCACCTAGTTCAATATCCGCAGTGCTAGTGGCTCGACTAATTAACTGATCTGCTTGTTCCAGAGAATCAATTGCACCTCGATAGTGATGATCCATACTCATAAAGCTAGGTAACAGCAGCAAGGGTGCTACCTGTGCCACCGGTTTGCGAATCATTGGGTATGGCAAGTTCACAACCCACAAAACCCCTGCTGTACCTGCGATGAGAACAGCCACAAATTTGATTTTACCCAACATAAATCATACCCAATCTCTACTAAACCTAGTATTCCCATCTGTGGCTGAAAATAATACATAGATTGTAAGAATTTAGGAGTCAGGAGAATTGTCAAATCAGGAATTAACAGATTCGAGATTTTCACACAAGCATAATACTCAAAGTCTTATTTCTTCTAAATTCTCTATTCTGTATCCTGAATCCTTGCCATAGATTCTCAAATCAACCTTTGTTGTTCACAACAAGTATGAAAAAGAGTTGCTACTATAAATAAGATGTCGAATAAATCAGACAATATCTAAAATGTCAACAGCTTTAATTACTGGTGCATCTGGCGGAATTGGCAAAGCTTTTGCAGAAGAATTAGCCGCACGCAAAACCAATCTTGTTCTCGTTGCCCGTTCCGTAGAAAAACTGACCCAAATAGCTACACAATTGCAACAGAAACACCAAATACAGGTAGAAGTTATAGCTAAAGACCTGACAGAACCTAATGCCACTAATGATGTATTTGATGCCATAAAAACTAAGGGATTAACAATTGATTTGTTAGTTAATAATGCTGGTTTTGGCGATTATGGCGATTTTGCCGAACGGGAAGGAGAACGGCAATTAAATATGATTCAATTGAATATTATAGCATTAGTAGATTTAACCCACAAATTTCTACCTTTAATGCGGCAAAGGCGTTCTGGTAGCATAATTAATGTTTCCTCAATTGCCGGATTTCAACCAATGCCTTATCTTTCTGTTTATGCGGCAACTAAGGCTTTTGTTCTCAGTTTTAGTGAAGCATTGTGGGCAGAAAATCGTGATTATGGTGTCCATGTCTTGGTAGTTTGTCCAGGGCCAACAGAAACAGACTTTTTCACAGAAGCTCGTTTTCCTTCAACGTTGGCAGGTTCAAACAATAAAATAGCCACTCCTGAAGAAGTTGTGCGTGATGCTTTAAAAGCTTTAGAAAAAGGCGATTCGACAGTGGTTAGCGGTGGTTTGGCAAATCAATTAATTGTCAATATGCACAGATTTTTACCAAGGGAATCATTGGTAAGTGCGATCGCAAGACAGTTTAAGAATAATTCGTAATTCGTAATTCGTAATTGGAAAAATTCTTACCCATTACCCATTACCCATTACCCATTACCCATTACCTGTTCCCTCCTACATATACCTAGTCAATTGCATACGGTAACGGTCTTTTTTGGTAACGGCGATTTCGCCAACTTCTAAACGTCCTTTACCGCGAATGGCAATTAAATCGCCTGATTTGAGTTGAAAACTGGCTTGGGTGACTTCTTTCCAATTGACACGAACATCATTAGAGTCAATTAAATCCACCATTTTGCTGCGGGACATTCCAAAACCGGCAGATGCGATCGCATCCAAACGCAAAGAAGCCTCCACGGTGGTTAATTCTTTTTTCTTTGGTTCGCGGATTTTTAACTCGTTGATATCAATCCGCTGGGTTTTCACAGGGACTGAACGCACCTGCTGGAGACTCATCTCCAAAAATTCTGTCAATTCGGGGACGACTATGACCTGCGCCCCTCTTTCTCCCAAAACGATGATATCTCCCGTTTTTTCGCGGACAATTCCTGTCCCCAACATCGCACCGAGAAAGTCTCGGTGATTGGCGGTATCAAATAGGAAATTACCCGCAATTTCTAAAGCTGCGATCGCAACTTGAGATTGATCTAACGGTAACTCAGAACGGGCGATCGCAATTCTTTGACGTTCAGCTTGGGGATATCCACCCCACGCCACTAAATGCACCTCTGTTAATCGGCTGAATACCCGTTGAATTTCTGCCAACTCTGGCGGAGACAAAAAATCTGTATAAACTACTTCCCAGGTCTTAATAGCTTGCTCTGCCTGGTCAATCACACGAGCTATACTATCCCGGTTTTCAACACTTTTTAAAAGTTCTTCTCTAGGTAACATTATGAAAAATAGGAGTTCAGGAGTTCAGAAATTTTTGAATTGCTTTTTTTCCAATTACCAAACGTTAGTTTGTTTCTGCATAACCTTGGAGATTTTCTGGCTCAAACTGGCGTAATATGCGAGTAGCTTGGCGAGTCAAAGTTTCTGAACCCTGAACTACAATTATGTATTTGCCAGCGTTTAAGCGATTGCGGTAGGGTAAAGCATCTCCACCACCTGCAACTAAACCAACTCCACCGCCAACAAACACGCTACCCATCCCACCAGCACCAGCACCCAATAAACCTCCAACGACATGATTACCAATTTCTCCAGCCCAAGCGAAGGTATCTAACCCAGTGATTAAACTGAAGGTAAAACCAGCAAAAAAGCCGAATGGTACTAACCAGAATGACATTAATTTTGCTTGTTTTAGCGCTTGCTCTTTGGGATCAATTAAGCCAAACTCGTCAGCGGTTTTGTATCCTCTACCGAGGATAGTACTATTTATACCTTCTCTTTCTAAGCCTAAGTAAGCAGATTCGGCTTGGATGCGGTCTGCTAATACGGCAACAAGATAATTCATTGATTTTAAAACGGTTATTTTACAGAAGTTTGCCTTAATTAACAGCGTATCAGCACCAATGTTATTTTAACGAATCTAGTGGCGCACAAAAATTATTTACGCCTTGCTGAATAATATATATCAAAACTGGGGTTGCCAAAATTTTCGGAAATGAAGGAATTGTGTTTAAATTTGCCATCATTTCTACAATTGAGCCATTCAATAAGTCATTTCGATATTCTTGTTCACAAATGACTGCACGCCATTTTTTTGCTAAAGCTTCTAACCACTCGGCATTTGTTTGTTCTGGTTCTTGTCCAGCCCGAATTGCTAGGCTCATGGCTGCATCTTCTAAGTCTCCTTCACAGTCCTCAATTAAGTCTAGCGCTTCCATAGCCTGGGGATCATCTGCCAATTGAGAGCGAAACTGGGCGATTTCTTTTGATGTTACTTTAGTCATGGGAAGAAGGAATTCAGGGGGCAGGGGGCAAAAGGCAGGAGGCAGGGGGAAACTTTCCCCTATTTTCCATCTCCCTTATCTCCCCATTTTCCCATTTTTCCTGTCCCCGTAACAAATATAACCTTTTTAACTAAAAAGCCTCATTTTGCAGTTTATTTACTGTCAATGAGGCTTTTTGTTGCTTTTCAAAGGGGTTATTTTTTAACGTAAGTTGCTTGTTTATGGAACAGGTGAAGGTAAATGGAGAGTTTAACAGGAATTTTACCAATTACCCATTACCAGCCTACACTAGATGACTAGCAACTTGAGTTACTGATTAAAAGCTCTGGAGGTAACAAAGCGTTGTAGCTCAGTCAGAGCGCGGTTGTAATCCAAAATTGCTCGAATACGATTACCTTCGGATCTGGTGAGGTCATTTTCTGAGTTAATGACATCAGTTTGAGTACCTACACCTGCTTGGAATCGCAAACGGGCTAATCTTAGAGCCTCTTTAGCTTGTTCTAGAGCCACATTAGCAGTCTGCACATTCTCTAGATTAGATCGCTGGGTAGAATAGGCTTGTTCTACTTGAAAGCGAATTTGATTGCGTTGTTCAGAAAATTGAGTTTCTGCGATCGCTATGTTAGATTTTGCCTGAGACGCTCTAGCTTTTGCTGCTCCCCCATCGTATAAATTTAGGGTGGCTTGCACGCCCACTGAATAACCATCGCTAACGCTGGTACTATCATTGAACACATCTAGCAGGTCATAGCTGGCAACTAAACTAATCTGCGGTCCCAAAGTAGCCAAAGCTTGTCTTCTTTGTTGCTCGCTAATTTGACGCTGTGCCAACTGCTGTTGTAGTTCAGGGCGATTTTGATAAGCCAGAACAATACTCTTTTCCAGAGTTTCGTTCCACAAACCAGCCAATTGCACAGGATCAGCCGCGCTGATATTTACTGACTGGGAAATATTTAAACGCGTTGCTAATCGACGACGGGCAATTTGTTGCTGGGAAACAGCATTTGTCAGGTCTTGTTGGGCATTAGCTAAGTTTACCTGCGATCGCAACACATCAAACCGAGTTCCCACACCAGCCCGCTCTAGAGCATTCGCATCTCGCAAACTAGCCTCAGCATTCTGCACAGCCGACTGAGAAATACGTACTTGTTCATCTGCTTGTTGCAAATCATAGTATTCTCTAGCCACATTCAAGCGAATGTCCTCAACTTGCCTTTCCACATCCAATTCCTGAATGCGTACCTGTTCCTCAGCCTCTCTAATCGCCGCATTCCGTCTGCCAGAGGTATAAAGATCATACCTCAGTTGTGCTTGACCACTGAAACTAGTATCAGAACTGGCATCAGGGGCATTTGGATTCAACTTTTGTTGTTGAGTAGCTGCTAGTGTATTGGAAGCACTGCGACTATTAGCAACACTGCCACTCAATCCCACGGTTGGCAACAAAGCGGCTTGTTGCTCCCTGACAGAGCCTTTGCTGCGTTCCAGTTGCAATATTGACACCTGCAACTCATTATTATTGCGCTTTGCCAGTTCTAGAGCCTGTGACAAACTAATTGGCTGATTTGCCTGGAGCCTCACTGCCTCTGGTTCAGTCGGAAATAACAGAGGATTAGAACTAGGATTGAGTTGTTCAGGAGTCTCTACAGAACCTGTTGGTACAGGTGTGACAGTTTCTGTATTTTGAACTGGTGGCTCGGAAGTATTAGGCGTTCCTGATTCAGTAGGGACAGTCACCTGGGCTACCCGCTCAATAGTGGCCTTTTTTTGTGAACAGGCATTTAAGACTAGGAGCAAAGCTGCTTGGCTTTTCTGCCCTGCCTGTAAACATTTATTTTTTGCTGGTAGTTGTGCTACCTTGCCACCAGTAGCTGGAACCGGTAAAACTGTTTTTGATATTTTTTCTACTGGTACTTTGGCATTGTTAACAACAGCCATTTCTGGAACACTATGGTTAACCGAAGGTTTGCCACCCAGGTTACTGAAATCATGGGCAGGTACTAAAACTGGAGAACTGTCAACCGTAGTATTAGGCAGTTGCCTATTGATGTTGTCTGCGATCGAAGTTTTCACATCATTTGCAGTCAACACACTAGGAGAAGACACTAGCTTTACCTCACCTACTTTTACGGTGGTACCAGCCCAAGCCGACTGAGTTGTTAATACCGCTGCTGTTACACCAGGTAAGAAACTATAAAATAATTGCTGTCCTTTCACCGCATCTCCTCACACGAAAATCTATACTAGCGGCAGAAAACTTGTCTCCACAAAGAATATATTACTATACTAAATGAAGCAAAGAATATAGTACTATACCGAAGTTAAGAGCAGAACTCTATTTGTCTTCAAAACGTTTGACAATGCGAGAAAGTTCCGCCTTTTCATCTATGCTAACGCGGGTGGGCGCTCCGCTGACAATTCGTTCATAATTACGGAAAGAATCTTTAATATTAGGCCCGTCAGCCGTAATATTGTACTCCCGAATCCCCTTATCGTGCCACGAACCCCGCATTTTGAAAACGTTAATTGCCCGCGACATTTCTCCATGAATTTCTACGTACTGCAACATGATAATTGTATCAGTAATCGTGGAAATATGAGAATCAGTAATTGAATGTGACCCCATGAACTGGTCACTTGTATTGGTAAAGAAGCCAGTAATTTCTTCTTGTTTAGCATATCCTGTCACCCCGATAACAAACTGCCGAAAAGCATTATTACTAACGCCTCTAGCCATTGCTG includes:
- a CDS encoding heavy-metal-associated domain-containing protein, which codes for MALKMKVSNLAGDKCAKTITESIHTMMPDAKVDVDVQAKTVTVEPTASESIASEESIKQVIVAAGYHIEGYS
- a CDS encoding GIY-YIG nuclease family protein, producing MAAKESDLKNQAQVILDTIAFTPFEQCQPLNRKFDKIPPRPGIYAIRHKTDGLLYIGKTQNLRSRFSGGHKAFLWAWLDKYTDEEVRIAIKPISHWENPGLLLELEAIILRATEPPYNVQIPTEQ
- a CDS encoding Uma2 family endonuclease, with translation MYQTDPPLSPKETLPTMYDLPSEDPEEKGLPDQFHLLQPQLLSETFTPANYKTEEIFTASDMNLYYDSRHTLWYKRPDWFAVLGVPYLYGDQQDLRLSYVVWQEGVNPYIVVELLSPGTEKEDLGQTLRDVEKPPGKWEIYEQILRVPYYAIFDRYQSEFRMFRLNGDRYTEATLSNSRFWIPSIELGLGVWQGSYKNVNMPWLRWYDKDGNWVLTPTEQERQRAEQERQRADQEGQRADQERQRADQERQKTERLIAQLRSLGLEPDLD
- a CDS encoding SDR family NAD(P)-dependent oxidoreductase is translated as MSTALITGASGGIGKAFAEELAARKTNLVLVARSVEKLTQIATQLQQKHQIQVEVIAKDLTEPNATNDVFDAIKTKGLTIDLLVNNAGFGDYGDFAEREGERQLNMIQLNIIALVDLTHKFLPLMRQRRSGSIINVSSIAGFQPMPYLSVYAATKAFVLSFSEALWAENRDYGVHVLVVCPGPTETDFFTEARFPSTLAGSNNKIATPEEVVRDALKALEKGDSTVVSGGLANQLIVNMHRFLPRESLVSAIARQFKNNS
- a CDS encoding photosystem II S4 domain protein translates to MLPREELLKSVENRDSIARVIDQAEQAIKTWEVVYTDFLSPPELAEIQRVFSRLTEVHLVAWGGYPQAERQRIAIARSELPLDQSQVAIAALEIAGNFLFDTANHRDFLGAMLGTGIVREKTGDIIVLGERGAQVIVVPELTEFLEMSLQQVRSVPVKTQRIDINELKIREPKKKELTTVEASLRLDAIASAGFGMSRSKMVDLIDSNDVRVNWKEVTQASFQLKSGDLIAIRGKGRLEVGEIAVTKKDRYRMQLTRYM
- a CDS encoding TolC family protein is translated as MKGQQLFYSFLPGVTAAVLTTQSAWAGTTVKVGEVKLVSSPSVLTANDVKTSIADNINRQLPNTTVDSSPVLVPAHDFSNLGGKPSVNHSVPEMAVVNNAKVPVEKISKTVLPVPATGGKVAQLPAKNKCLQAGQKSQAALLLVLNACSQKKATIERVAQVTVPTESGTPNTSEPPVQNTETVTPVPTGSVETPEQLNPSSNPLLFPTEPEAVRLQANQPISLSQALELAKRNNNELQVSILQLERSKGSVREQQAALLPTVGLSGSVANSRSASNTLAATQQQKLNPNAPDASSDTSFSGQAQLRYDLYTSGRRNAAIREAEEQVRIQELDVERQVEDIRLNVAREYYDLQQADEQVRISQSAVQNAEASLRDANALERAGVGTRFDVLRSQVNLANAQQDLTNAVSQQQIARRRLATRLNISQSVNISAADPVQLAGLWNETLEKSIVLAYQNRPELQQQLAQRQISEQQRRQALATLGPQISLVASYDLLDVFNDSTSVSDGYSVGVQATLNLYDGGAAKARASQAKSNIAIAETQFSEQRNQIRFQVEQAYSTQRSNLENVQTANVALEQAKEALRLARLRFQAGVGTQTDVINSENDLTRSEGNRIRAILDYNRALTELQRFVTSRAFNQ